The Porites lutea chromosome 4, jaPorLute2.1, whole genome shotgun sequence genome contains a region encoding:
- the LOC140935496 gene encoding uncharacterized protein, producing MEWKPECDLLLLQEIIVSEPYQYKVSTRERGKIWEDITERLNANEAFAHRLDQKRAVRDRYALLSRKYKKKMTEEERASGISPEMSEIDKLLEQIIERFEESDKETGDKGEQTERNKTEDRMKAEEMRKLSMEKLGETSKRKGEEDGGATPRKRASGSETIVYLREKAERDFDLRKEELETRKRDQTQQLQMFQYMQQQLQQQQQQQQQQQMQLQHQQQQLQNQLLMTLIEKLSKN from the coding sequence ATGGAGTGGAAACCCGAGTGCGATTTGCTTTTGTTGCAAGAGATAATAGTTTCCGAGCCGTATCAGTACAAAGTTTCCACCAGAGAGAGAGGGAAGATTTGGGAAGACATAACGGAGCGCTTAAATGCCAATGAAGCCTTTGCACACAGACTGGACCAGAAGAGAGCTGTAAGAGACCGGTATGCCCTTCTTTCGAggaaatacaaaaagaaaatgacgGAGGAGGAACGAGCAAGCGGGATTTCCCCCGAGATGTCAGAAATCGACAAGTTGCTGGAACAGATTATCGAGAGATTTGAGGAAAGCGACAAGGAGACAGGAGATAAGGGGGAAcaaactgaaagaaataaaactgagGATAGGATGAAGGCAGAAGAAATGAGAAAGCTGTCCATGGAGAAACTGGGTGAGACCTCAAAAAGAAAGGGAGAAGAAGATGGTGGAGCAACCCCAAGAAAAAGGGCAAGTGGATCAGAAACCATTGTGTATCTGAGAGAAAAGGCAGAGAGGGATTTTGACTTAAGGAAAGAAGAGCTGGAAACAAGGAAGAGGGACCAAACACAACAGCTACAAATGTTTCAATACATGCAGCAACagctgcaacaacaacaacaacaacaacaacaacaacaaatgcagCTCCAACATCAGCAGCAGCAGCTACAAAATCAACTACTAATGACACTTATTGAAAAACTCAGCAAGaattaa